A genomic window from Rhizobium sp. 007 includes:
- a CDS encoding N-acetylglucosamine kinase, which produces MTELAIGIDGGGSSCRAAVADSKGNVLGRGKAGPANILSDLDNSLLNIISSAREALRDAGLPGETVSKVCAVVGVAGANVGDYGARIEHALPFADCHVVTDALIALEGALGDSDGVIGAFGTGSVYNARRDGKLRGIGGWGFVVGDQASGARLGRDLLEKSLLAYDKVRPSSPLTVKLMTEYGDDPERVVEFAHASKPKEFARYAPLVFDYAAQGDEIAIGIIKDAAAAIDDNLDALLWPECPAICLLGGLAKAYEPWLAERHKVLLREPKGDVLQGAIDLALKFLQERQKGAA; this is translated from the coding sequence ATGACGGAATTGGCAATCGGCATAGACGGGGGCGGATCGAGCTGCCGGGCTGCAGTTGCGGACAGCAAGGGCAACGTTCTGGGCCGCGGCAAGGCGGGGCCTGCCAACATCCTCTCCGATCTCGATAACTCTCTCCTCAATATCATTTCGTCAGCGCGCGAGGCTCTGCGGGATGCGGGTCTGCCTGGTGAAACCGTTTCCAAGGTCTGCGCCGTCGTCGGCGTCGCGGGCGCCAATGTCGGCGACTACGGAGCCCGCATCGAGCACGCCCTGCCCTTTGCAGATTGCCATGTCGTCACTGATGCCCTGATCGCGCTTGAGGGCGCCCTCGGCGATTCGGACGGCGTCATCGGCGCTTTCGGCACCGGCTCGGTCTACAATGCCCGCAGGGACGGCAAATTGCGAGGTATCGGCGGCTGGGGCTTCGTCGTCGGTGATCAGGCAAGCGGCGCGCGCCTCGGCCGCGACCTATTGGAAAAGTCTCTGCTCGCCTACGACAAGGTGCGCCCGTCTTCGCCGCTGACGGTAAAGCTCATGACCGAGTATGGCGACGACCCCGAACGCGTCGTCGAATTCGCCCACGCCTCGAAACCCAAGGAGTTTGCCCGATACGCGCCGCTTGTCTTCGATTACGCCGCACAAGGCGACGAGATCGCAATAGGCATCATCAAGGACGCCGCTGCGGCGATCGACGATAACCTGGACGCCCTCCTCTGGCCGGAATGCCCAGCGATCTGCCTGCTCGGCGGCCTCGCAAAGGCCTATGAACCCTGGCTCGCCGAGCGGCACAAAGTCCTTCTCAGAGAGCCGAAAGGCGACGTCCTCCAGGGCGCGATCGATCTCGCATTAAAATTTCTTCAGGAGCGGCAGAAGGGTGCGGCATGA
- a CDS encoding GntR family transcriptional regulator — protein MTDDFASILSPERLQGGGSGPLYVKLRRTLEEAIRAGTLGHGDALPPERDIAEFATVSRVTVRKAIDELVADGLLVRRHGSGTFVAKPVSKVEQRLSQLTSFTEDMARRGMTSRSEWLHKGIHTPSPDEMMNLGLAADIKVSRLSRLRIADDQPLAIENASVSGEFLPDPFVVTTSLYAELERRQVRPVRAVQRISATNMKEADAHLLGVPVGAAGLSIERISYLGSGRAVEFTRSLYRGDAYDFVAELTIGA, from the coding sequence ATGACGGATGATTTCGCCAGCATCCTTTCGCCCGAGCGGCTTCAAGGCGGCGGCAGCGGCCCGCTCTATGTCAAACTGCGCCGCACCCTTGAAGAAGCCATTCGCGCCGGCACGCTCGGCCACGGCGATGCCTTGCCGCCGGAACGCGACATTGCGGAGTTCGCGACCGTCAGCCGAGTCACGGTCCGCAAGGCGATAGACGAACTCGTCGCGGACGGGCTGCTCGTGCGCCGCCACGGCTCCGGCACTTTCGTTGCCAAGCCGGTCTCGAAGGTCGAACAGCGGCTGTCCCAGCTCACCTCCTTCACTGAGGATATGGCCCGCCGTGGCATGACCTCGCGCTCCGAGTGGCTGCATAAGGGCATCCATACGCCCTCGCCCGACGAGATGATGAACCTCGGCCTTGCCGCCGATATCAAGGTCTCACGGCTGAGCCGCCTGCGCATCGCCGACGACCAGCCTCTGGCAATCGAGAACGCCAGTGTCTCGGGCGAATTCCTGCCGGACCCTTTCGTGGTCACGACATCGCTCTATGCCGAACTCGAGAGGCGCCAGGTTCGTCCCGTCCGCGCGGTGCAGCGCATCTCAGCCACCAATATGAAGGAGGCCGACGCCCATCTGCTTGGCGTCCCCGTTGGCGCCGCCGGCCTTTCGATCGAGCGTATCTCCTACCTCGGCTCGGGGCGTGCCGTTGAATTCACACGCTCGCTCTATCGCGGAGACGCTTATGATTTTGTGGCGGAACTGACGATCGGAGCCTGA